In Herpetosiphonaceae bacterium, a single genomic region encodes these proteins:
- a CDS encoding TldD/PmbA family protein: protein MRDLTDRALNTAQHQGASHADIRVVRRRSEDLSVKNGIVEGLVQDESYGFGVRVIANGAWGFAASSTVTAEEIDRVAAQAVTIAKASARVGKRPVVLAPTQAIQDRYATPIERDPFSVSFDEKIDYLMRANDEARAVPGIAIIQGNLSAWREEKVFASTEGSYIEQTITQSGLGFETTAVDDDEVQVRSYPNSFGHWMAQGWELTREYDLPANARRVAEEAVALLKAPQCPSGVMTLILDGPQTALQIHESCGHPIELDRVLGMEAAFAGTSFLTLDKLNSGYRYGSDVVNMTADATLPGGLGTFGYDDEGVPAQRIDVVTNGIFGGYLTDRQTAALIGMPRSGGCSRAEGWNRLTMIRMTNVNLLPGTWTLDDLIADTDDGLYLLTNRSWSIDDKRLNFQFGCELAYEIKNGKLGRMFKNPTYQGMTPQFWGACDAVCNADHWVVWGTPNCGKGQPMQIGHTGHGAAPARFRNIKVGVMR, encoded by the coding sequence ATGAGAGACTTGACGGATCGCGCACTCAACACCGCGCAACACCAGGGCGCGTCCCACGCCGATATTCGGGTTGTGCGTCGCCGCAGCGAAGATCTGAGCGTCAAAAACGGCATCGTCGAGGGATTGGTGCAGGACGAAAGCTACGGCTTCGGGGTGCGTGTGATCGCCAACGGCGCGTGGGGCTTTGCCGCCAGCAGCACGGTGACAGCCGAAGAGATCGATCGCGTGGCGGCGCAAGCCGTGACAATCGCCAAAGCCAGCGCGCGAGTCGGCAAGCGTCCGGTGGTGCTGGCACCCACGCAGGCGATCCAGGATCGCTATGCCACGCCGATCGAGCGCGATCCGTTCAGCGTCTCATTCGACGAAAAGATCGATTACCTGATGCGCGCCAACGACGAGGCGCGGGCCGTGCCGGGGATCGCGATCATTCAAGGCAATCTGAGCGCCTGGCGTGAAGAAAAAGTCTTTGCCTCGACCGAGGGCTCGTATATCGAGCAGACGATCACCCAGAGCGGGCTAGGCTTCGAGACAACGGCGGTCGACGACGACGAGGTTCAGGTGCGGTCGTATCCCAACTCGTTCGGCCACTGGATGGCGCAGGGCTGGGAGCTGACCCGCGAGTACGATCTGCCAGCCAACGCCCGGCGCGTGGCGGAGGAGGCTGTGGCGCTGCTGAAGGCTCCGCAATGTCCCTCCGGCGTGATGACGCTGATTCTGGACGGGCCGCAGACCGCGCTCCAGATTCACGAGTCGTGCGGCCATCCGATCGAGCTGGATCGGGTGCTGGGCATGGAGGCGGCCTTTGCGGGAACGAGCTTCTTGACGCTCGATAAGCTCAACAGCGGCTATCGCTATGGCTCGGATGTCGTCAATATGACGGCGGACGCGACGCTGCCCGGCGGTCTGGGCACCTTCGGCTACGACGACGAGGGCGTGCCCGCGCAGCGCATTGATGTGGTGACGAACGGCATCTTTGGCGGCTACCTGACCGACCGGCAGACGGCGGCGCTGATCGGGATGCCCCGGTCGGGCGGCTGCTCGCGGGCGGAGGGCTGGAACCGGCTGACGATGATCCGCATGACCAATGTCAACCTGCTGCCGGGCACCTGGACGCTGGACGATCTGATCGCCGACACCGACGACGGGCTGTATCTGCTGACTAATCGAAGCTGGTCGATCGACGATAAGCGGCTCAATTTCCAGTTCGGCTGTGAGCTTGCCTACGAGATCAAGAATGGCAAGCTCGGGCGTATGTTCAAAAATCCAACCTACCAGGGGATGACGCCTCAATTCTGGGGCGCATGCGACGCCGTGTGCAACGCCGACCACTGGGTCGTGTGGGGCACGCCCAACTGCGGCAAAGGCCAGCCGATGCAGATCGGCCATACCGGCCACGGTGCCGCGCCCGCCCGCTTCCGTAACATCAAGGTCGGCGTGATGCGGTAA
- a CDS encoding ComEC/Rec2 family competence protein — protein MPLIWFCILFLVGIVVGDHLDLPAQPLALVAGASVALSILWWSRRDIRMPCLLVAALLLGAARIAYAQPVTTASSVWAYAGQKVVVTGVVAQQPDRREDRQSAVIEAEALTLDGTTRAVAGSVLLGLPPVPELRYGQRVRLEGRLEQPESSGDFDYRGYLARHGVYAVMQKPKLALLPEGGGSWWQRTALGLNDRSRTTALHLISEPHASLLVGILLGVQSTIPPEVLDAFSATGTSHILVISGWNISVIIAGIAGLLAQWGVSRKRAALISLPMIALYVLFVGATPSVVRAAVMGSLVVVATLVDRESEAWTSLLVACTAMALHDPNVLWDIGFQLSALATAGLFAFARPIEDVLSAHRPLSWPWLRWAVEPLTATLAASLLSLPILLYHFGRLSLIAPLANVLMLPAVPYAMLTGSIATVAGLLWLPLGQVLALLAWPFLHWLIVVSALLARVPGAYTTLQPFSIWWVWGYYTLIACWQIWPRSKRTPTLGDGDRAGSVSA, from the coding sequence ATGCCGTTGATCTGGTTTTGCATCCTTTTTCTTGTCGGGATCGTCGTCGGCGATCATCTGGACCTGCCCGCACAGCCGCTAGCGCTGGTCGCGGGCGCTTCTGTTGCGCTGAGCATCCTCTGGTGGTCGCGGCGCGACATCCGCATGCCGTGCCTGCTCGTGGCCGCTCTGCTGCTCGGCGCGGCGCGGATTGCCTACGCGCAGCCCGTGACAACCGCGTCGAGCGTGTGGGCGTATGCCGGGCAGAAGGTCGTCGTGACGGGCGTGGTCGCGCAGCAGCCGGATCGGCGCGAGGATCGCCAGAGCGCGGTGATCGAGGCGGAGGCGCTGACGCTCGACGGCACCACACGCGCGGTTGCGGGCAGCGTGCTGCTTGGCCTGCCGCCCGTGCCGGAGCTGCGCTACGGCCAGCGTGTGCGGCTGGAAGGCCGCCTGGAGCAGCCAGAGTCGAGCGGCGATTTCGACTATCGCGGGTATCTGGCGCGGCATGGCGTGTACGCTGTAATGCAAAAGCCTAAGCTGGCGCTGCTGCCCGAGGGCGGCGGATCATGGTGGCAGCGAACGGCGCTCGGCCTCAACGATCGTTCGCGGACCACAGCGCTGCATCTGATCTCGGAGCCGCACGCCTCGCTGCTTGTGGGCATCCTGCTGGGCGTGCAATCGACCATTCCTCCAGAGGTGCTGGATGCCTTCTCCGCGACGGGCACCTCGCATATCCTGGTGATCTCAGGCTGGAATATCTCAGTTATTATCGCCGGGATTGCCGGTCTGCTGGCGCAGTGGGGCGTGAGCCGGAAGCGCGCGGCGCTGATCAGCCTGCCGATGATCGCGCTCTACGTGCTCTTCGTTGGCGCGACGCCCTCGGTGGTACGCGCGGCGGTCATGGGCAGCCTGGTCGTCGTCGCCACCCTGGTCGATCGCGAGTCGGAAGCCTGGACCAGCCTGCTGGTCGCATGCACGGCGATGGCGCTGCATGACCCCAACGTGCTGTGGGATATTGGCTTCCAACTGAGCGCGCTTGCCACCGCCGGGCTATTCGCCTTCGCCCGCCCGATCGAAGACGTGCTCTCGGCGCATCGTCCGCTCTCATGGCCCTGGCTGCGCTGGGCGGTCGAGCCGCTGACGGCGACGCTGGCGGCCTCGCTGCTGTCGCTGCCGATCTTACTCTACCACTTCGGGCGGCTCTCGCTGATCGCGCCGCTCGCCAACGTGCTGATGCTGCCCGCGGTGCCCTACGCGATGCTGACCGGCTCGATCGCAACCGTGGCGGGCCTGCTCTGGCTCCCGCTGGGGCAAGTGCTGGCGCTGCTGGCATGGCCCTTCCTGCACTGGCTGATCGTCGTCTCGGCGCTGCTGGCGCGCGTGCCTGGCGCGTACACCACGTTGCAGCCGTTTTCGATCTGGTGGGTCTGGGGCTACTACACGCTGATCGCGTGCTGGCAGATCTGGCCGCGCAGCAAGCGCACACCGACGCTCGGCGATGGCGACAGAGCTGGCAGTGTAAGCGCGTAA
- a CDS encoding pre-toxin TG domain-containing protein translates to MLHLQRRIGNRAVQQMIDTKKQSVQQRAESELRARAGALLGQQAASPEQHAEDTVAPSEQQSNAEQHQSDPKPEAASQAPAPQEQSGEQSKQPVHTATPSAAEAAPAQASATGVVMTGGGDAHVQRVLNDQCPPPGPVFGNGDPLVITRLPDWMAQRTCACGGIADETGECEQCREKRLAIQRQAVAGAETTAAPSPVNRDFSAHGHGSNGQVADTTPPAVQRSHDLAAPPNSGLPGANGSYHREIGEQEAPGGTATELTTPVEATAQETEPATDKGPSEAASPLAVQALTTSSNGYDPAATMQRTARTGSPLTTPTLQRVVQRIGLSDLNPLNAAKKLAEAALGAIRSLGGAALSTAQDLGNAAVSTAKNVGSSAWNTAKSAGQGIWNTAKSAGTSALNLGKSLGTSAWNTAKSAGQGAWSTAKGLGQGAWDTAKQVGSAARSTVQSVGSKAWGTIKNVSGKALDTAKTLGGKAVDTATSLTQKFIETVKKDPCSYLNPIVGLRNLAFKALTPVVKKAWNTAKDLGGKAWKQAKQLGGSMLNTAKDWGGKALNTAKGAVNKAVSGAKNLGKQVLSTAKDLGGKALSGAKNAMTTALNTAKNLGTKALGTAKNLGQNVFNTAKNLGSNMLNTAKGAADKMLGLANNLTGGMAGKVAGMANQILGKAAGLLSFVMNIAKGLADKALGAAKSLTSKALSTAKDWGSKAFSTAKDLGSKALSTAKDWGGKALSTAKDWGGKALSTAKNLGSRAWSTAKDWGGKAWNTAKGLGSKALSTAKDWGGKALSTAKNWGGKVLDVAKKLGGEKVWNTAKSLGNKAWGIVKKAGPALEWVGGKVASGIQCALKAVGIAEQLTGLVNVITDFVPIVSNIKDGIIAITGINPVTGEKVSPMERAMAAAFAIPGAGNVLKLIGKGGKLAAKGVKYIDEGLAIVAGIVGPGIIKAINAIPDALRGAKSAADELLDNVWNGIKQKLGKGGKDINVPRSQHADAPHAPKQKLDADRQNGYNKRADTDAEKPFSDREMEERYQKYLEKKQKKGEAPRNREDYQKAYDFYNGENSAIARGNRFNRTANEDYDFHEIHLGNGKRLDAYIPGKEIVSRKAIDFDNVDESTFIKYLQEMEAKYKPGTPIKSTKYADDFQPGTVLEGEMFLEVPDTNLTSANLQKFTKLASERNIQLKFKKE, encoded by the coding sequence ATGCTGCATTTGCAACGGCGCATCGGCAATCGAGCCGTTCAGCAGATGATCGATACAAAGAAACAGTCGGTGCAGCAGCGCGCCGAATCTGAATTACGGGCGCGGGCTGGCGCGCTGCTTGGGCAGCAAGCGGCATCTCCTGAGCAGCACGCCGAGGATACTGTTGCTCCATCCGAGCAGCAGAGTAACGCCGAGCAACACCAGAGCGATCCGAAACCAGAAGCTGCCAGTCAAGCTCCTGCGCCTCAAGAGCAGAGTGGCGAACAATCAAAGCAGCCAGTACACACAGCAACACCCTCTGCTGCTGAAGCGGCCCCTGCACAGGCATCCGCCACTGGAGTGGTAATGACAGGAGGTGGCGATGCGCATGTCCAGCGTGTCCTAAATGACCAGTGCCCGCCGCCCGGCCCAGTATTCGGCAACGGTGATCCGCTGGTCATCACACGTTTGCCGGATTGGATGGCACAGCGTACGTGCGCTTGTGGAGGGATCGCGGATGAAACAGGCGAATGTGAGCAGTGCCGGGAAAAACGGCTAGCCATCCAACGCCAGGCTGTAGCCGGAGCTGAAACAACGGCGGCCCCTAGTCCCGTCAATAGAGACTTTTCAGCTCATGGACATGGCTCAAATGGACAGGTTGCTGATACAACGCCCCCGGCTGTCCAGCGCTCTCATGATCTGGCAGCACCTCCGAACTCAGGTTTACCGGGAGCGAACGGTTCATATCATCGCGAGATAGGTGAGCAGGAGGCTCCAGGTGGCACTGCGACGGAGCTAACTACTCCTGTAGAAGCAACGGCACAGGAAACCGAGCCAGCCACGGATAAAGGCCCATCCGAAGCAGCGTCTCCATTAGCTGTGCAGGCGCTGACGACCAGTTCCAATGGTTATGACCCGGCGGCCACTATGCAGCGCACCGCCCGAACAGGCTCGCCGCTAACCACTCCAACCCTCCAGCGGGTCGTCCAGCGCATTGGGTTAAGCGACTTAAACCCGCTGAATGCCGCTAAGAAATTGGCCGAAGCAGCATTAGGAGCGATTCGCAGTCTGGGCGGCGCGGCCCTGAGCACGGCCCAGGATCTGGGCAACGCGGCGGTTAGTACTGCCAAGAATGTCGGAAGTTCTGCCTGGAACACCGCCAAGAGCGCGGGGCAAGGGATCTGGAACACCGCCAAGAGCGCGGGGACGAGTGCCTTGAATCTGGGTAAGAGCCTGGGAACCTCTGCCTGGAACACCGCCAAGAGCGCAGGTCAAGGAGCCTGGAGTACTGCCAAGGGCCTAGGACAGGGCGCTTGGGATACAGCGAAGCAGGTCGGGAGTGCAGCACGGAGCACCGTTCAAAGTGTTGGGAGCAAAGCCTGGGGCACGATCAAGAATGTGAGTGGCAAGGCGCTTGATACGGCGAAAACCCTGGGCGGCAAGGCCGTCGATACGGCGACTAGCCTGACGCAGAAATTTATCGAAACAGTTAAGAAAGATCCTTGTAGCTATCTCAATCCGATCGTGGGCTTGCGGAACCTGGCCTTCAAGGCGCTTACGCCGGTCGTGAAGAAGGCATGGAACACGGCGAAGGATCTGGGCGGCAAAGCCTGGAAGCAGGCGAAACAGTTGGGCGGTAGCATGCTCAACACCGCGAAAGACTGGGGTGGCAAAGCGCTCAACACGGCCAAAGGGGCCGTGAACAAAGCGGTCAGCGGCGCGAAGAACCTGGGCAAGCAGGTGTTGAGCACGGCGAAAGATCTGGGCGGCAAGGCGCTGAGCGGCGCAAAAAATGCTATGACGACCGCGCTCAACACCGCCAAGAATCTCGGCACAAAGGCTCTGGGCACAGCCAAGAACCTGGGCCAGAACGTCTTCAACACCGCCAAGAATCTCGGCAGCAACATGCTCAACACGGCCAAGGGTGCCGCCGATAAGATGCTGGGTCTGGCAAACAACCTGACAGGGGGGATGGCCGGCAAAGTGGCCGGGATGGCGAACCAAATACTTGGCAAAGCCGCTGGCTTGCTAAGCTTTGTGATGAATATCGCCAAGGGACTGGCCGATAAAGCGCTCGGTGCCGCGAAGAGCCTGACCAGCAAGGCGCTCTCCACCGCCAAGGACTGGGGCAGTAAAGCGTTCAGCACGGCGAAAGATCTCGGTAGCAAGGCCCTCTCCACCGCTAAAGATTGGGGCGGCAAAGCCCTCTCCACCGCTAAAGATTGGGGCGGCAAGGCCCTCTCCACCGCTAAAAACCTGGGCAGCAGGGCCTGGAGCACCGCCAAGGATTGGGGCGGCAAAGCCTGGAATACGGCCAAGGGCTTGGGTAGCAAGGCGCTCTCCACCGCCAAGGACTGGGGCGGCAAAGCCCTCTCCACCGCCAAGAACTGGGGCGGCAAAGTGCTTGATGTCGCTAAGAAACTGGGCGGCGAGAAGGTCTGGAACACGGCCAAGAGTCTGGGCAATAAGGCCTGGGGAATCGTCAAGAAAGCCGGACCGGCGCTGGAATGGGTCGGCGGAAAAGTGGCTTCAGGTATTCAGTGTGCGCTCAAAGCGGTTGGAATTGCGGAACAGCTTACCGGCCTGGTTAATGTCATCACCGATTTTGTGCCGATCGTCAGCAATATCAAGGATGGCATCATCGCCATAACGGGGATTAACCCAGTGACCGGTGAGAAGGTCAGCCCGATGGAACGAGCGATGGCGGCGGCGTTCGCTATTCCCGGAGCGGGCAACGTGCTCAAGCTGATCGGCAAAGGCGGCAAGCTCGCTGCGAAGGGCGTCAAGTATATCGATGAAGGCCTGGCGATCGTTGCGGGCATAGTTGGACCGGGTATCATAAAGGCCATCAACGCCATACCGGATGCGCTTCGGGGCGCGAAGTCGGCTGCTGATGAGTTGCTTGATAATGTGTGGAATGGGATTAAGCAAAAGCTCGGTAAGGGTGGCAAAGATATTAATGTGCCGAGGAGTCAGCATGCCGATGCGCCGCACGCGCCCAAACAGAAGCTCGATGCCGATAGGCAAAACGGTTATAATAAGCGCGCTGATACTGATGCTGAGAAGCCGTTCTCAGATCGTGAGATGGAGGAGCGGTATCAGAAGTATCTTGAGAAGAAACAAAAGAAAGGTGAAGCACCAAGAAATCGTGAGGACTACCAGAAAGCTTATGATTTCTATAATGGTGAGAACAGTGCCATTGCACGAGGGAATAGATTCAATAGAACAGCGAACGAGGATTATGATTTTCATGAGATTCACCTGGGCAATGGCAAGCGCCTAGACGCTTATATTCCCGGCAAGGAAATTGTTTCAAGAAAAGCAATTGATTTTGATAACGTGGATGAGTCGACATTCATAAAATATCTACAGGAAATGGAAGCCAAATACAAACCTGGCACTCCAATAAAATCCACAAAATATGCAGATGATTTTCAACCGGGTACAGTTCTCGAAGGAGAAATGTTCCTTGAAGTGCCAGATACCAACCTAACCAGTGCAAATTTACAGAAATTCACCAAACTGGCAAGTGAGAGGAATATACAGCTTAAATTCAAGAAGGAGTAG
- a CDS encoding DUF1877 family protein: MDLHLIRLPDKAQNLLEDPASIDGLIEQFQNDQSRHLNLGEAWAGIHFTLTDEYPIPREEALKRGMSWDDTSLENVLMGGLPTTYQASSVVARYLMPKHVSFLATKLSNISIEQFEEWFDPKWLLENHIRPEIWEQVEVKQWLIKKFSRLKDFYQQAATNNEGVVIYIL; the protein is encoded by the coding sequence ATGGATCTCCATCTTATAAGATTGCCAGATAAGGCCCAAAATCTATTAGAAGATCCCGCTTCGATTGACGGATTAATCGAACAATTTCAAAATGATCAATCCCGTCACTTGAATTTAGGAGAAGCCTGGGCCGGTATTCATTTTACGCTCACTGATGAATATCCAATACCACGAGAGGAAGCCTTAAAACGAGGAATGTCATGGGATGATACTTCATTAGAAAATGTGCTTATGGGAGGGCTTCCTACTACTTACCAAGCTTCATCTGTCGTAGCACGGTATCTGATGCCAAAGCATGTATCTTTTCTCGCTACAAAACTCTCTAATATATCCATAGAACAATTCGAGGAATGGTTTGACCCGAAATGGCTGCTTGAGAATCACATTCGGCCTGAAATATGGGAACAAGTTGAAGTAAAGCAATGGCTTATCAAGAAATTTTCCAGGCTGAAGGATTTTTACCAACAGGCAGCAACCAATAACGAGGGGGTGGTAATTTATATTCTCTGA
- a CDS encoding isocitrate/isopropylmalate dehydrogenase family protein — MAYDVTLIRGDGTGPELVEATRRVLEATGVAFNWDVVEAGVDIMETAGTPLPPNVLESIRRNKVALKGPITTPIGTGFRSVDVALRKELDLYACIRPCKLYKGVRSRFDNVDLVIVRENTEDLYAGVEFPVGSPEAQQIIDMAPGKIRQDAAISIKPISRTGTYRIVKAAFEYALTNNRRKVTAVAKANIMKYTDGLFYEVAREVAKEYEGRVEYDEWLVDAMCMQLVQKPENYDVLVMENLYGDILSDLCAGLVGGLGVAPGANIGVDTALFEATHGSAPKYKGQNKVNPTALILSGMLMLRYLGERDAADRLEQAVESVISEGKDVTYDMKPNRSDPTAVGTSEMADAIIRRLQG; from the coding sequence ATGGCATACGATGTAACATTGATTCGCGGCGATGGCACGGGGCCTGAGCTTGTCGAGGCGACGCGCCGGGTGCTGGAGGCGACGGGCGTCGCGTTCAACTGGGACGTGGTCGAGGCGGGCGTCGACATCATGGAGACGGCGGGCACGCCGCTGCCGCCGAACGTCCTCGAAAGCATCCGCCGCAACAAAGTCGCGCTGAAAGGCCCGATCACCACGCCGATCGGCACGGGCTTTCGCTCGGTCGACGTGGCGCTGCGCAAGGAGTTGGATCTCTACGCATGCATTCGCCCGTGCAAGCTGTACAAAGGCGTGCGCTCGCGCTTCGACAACGTCGATCTGGTGATCGTCCGCGAGAACACCGAGGACCTCTACGCGGGCGTCGAGTTTCCGGTGGGCAGCCCGGAGGCGCAGCAGATCATCGACATGGCACCGGGCAAGATCCGCCAGGACGCCGCGATCTCGATCAAGCCGATCTCGCGCACGGGCACCTACCGCATCGTCAAGGCGGCGTTCGAGTATGCGCTGACGAATAATCGCCGCAAAGTGACCGCCGTCGCCAAGGCCAACATCATGAAGTATACCGACGGCCTCTTCTACGAGGTGGCGCGCGAGGTTGCCAAAGAGTACGAGGGCCGCGTCGAGTACGACGAGTGGCTGGTCGACGCGATGTGCATGCAGCTTGTGCAGAAGCCCGAAAACTACGACGTGCTGGTGATGGAAAACCTCTACGGCGATATTCTGTCGGATCTCTGCGCCGGCCTGGTCGGCGGGCTGGGCGTGGCTCCCGGCGCGAACATCGGCGTGGACACCGCGCTCTTCGAGGCGACGCACGGCTCAGCGCCCAAGTACAAAGGGCAGAACAAGGTCAACCCGACCGCGCTGATTCTGTCGGGGATGCTGATGCTGCGCTACCTGGGCGAGCGCGACGCCGCCGATCGGCTGGAGCAGGCCGTCGAGTCGGTGATCAGCGAGGGCAAGGACGTGACCTACGACATGAAGCCCAACCGCAGCGATCCGACAGCGGTCGGCACCTCCGAGATGGCCGATGCGATCATTCGGCGGCTGCAAGGGTAG
- a CDS encoding CbiX/SirB N-terminal domain-containing protein — translation MSDAIILFSHGSVLCGAGQNLAELAARMRERGIAPIAEVGYLNYSEPRFGDTFRRCVEQGATRITVVPYFLVAGKFVKEDLPDVIAAAQAEFPHVEVRVADAIRFHPLLADALVACAERARPPSAWRDTKAQVAAFCRANPRCPLYGTEACPATRSVEVVS, via the coding sequence ATGAGCGATGCGATTATTCTTTTCAGCCACGGCAGCGTGCTGTGTGGCGCGGGCCAGAACCTGGCGGAGCTGGCGGCGCGGATGCGCGAGCGCGGCATTGCGCCGATCGCCGAGGTTGGCTACCTCAACTACAGCGAGCCGCGCTTCGGCGACACGTTCCGGCGCTGCGTCGAGCAGGGCGCGACACGCATCACCGTGGTGCCATATTTTCTGGTAGCGGGCAAGTTCGTCAAGGAGGATCTGCCCGACGTGATCGCCGCCGCCCAGGCCGAGTTTCCTCACGTCGAGGTCCGCGTCGCGGATGCGATCCGCTTCCACCCGCTGCTGGCCGACGCGCTGGTAGCCTGCGCGGAGCGTGCACGTCCGCCGTCGGCTTGGCGCGACACCAAGGCGCAGGTTGCGGCGTTTTGCCGGGCGAATCCGCGCTGTCCATTGTACGGAACCGAAGCTTGCCCCGCGACTCGTAGCGTAGAGGTGGTGTCATGA
- a CDS encoding CbiX/SirB N-terminal domain-containing protein, with protein sequence MKDALLVMVHGSPRPIANNDMFAVVDVVRERGVYPIVEVGFMEINEPSIPEAITRCVEQGAERVLAVPYFLHTGNHVTDDLPTLLEQAQEQYPYVQFLMGDYLGHDPLLDDVIAERAGAAQG encoded by the coding sequence ATGAAAGACGCGCTGCTGGTGATGGTCCACGGCTCGCCACGACCGATCGCCAACAACGACATGTTTGCGGTCGTCGATGTGGTGCGCGAGCGCGGCGTCTATCCAATCGTCGAGGTTGGATTTATGGAGATCAACGAGCCGTCGATCCCAGAGGCGATCACGCGCTGTGTCGAGCAGGGCGCCGAGCGGGTGCTGGCGGTGCCCTACTTCCTGCACACCGGCAACCACGTCACCGACGATCTGCCGACGCTGCTGGAGCAGGCGCAGGAGCAGTATCCGTACGTTCAATTCCTGATGGGCGATTACCTGGGCCACGATCCGCTGCTGGACGATGTGATCGCCGAGCGCGCGGGCGCTGCGCAAGGGTAG
- a CDS encoding phosphoglycerate kinase yields MKKQTIRDMEWHGKRALVRVDFNVPLDDQQRITDDTRITAAVPTIQYLLDQGASVVLMSHLGRPKKQVVDKLRLDPVARRLGELLGREVKKVNETTGAEAEQAAQSLRPGDVLLLENTRFDAREEKNDESMAQELARLGEIYVNDAFGAAHRAHASTEGVARYLPAVAGLLLEKELEYIGGAIENPQRPFVTVIGGAKISDKIGVIENLLGKVDALLIGGGMANTFLLAQGNKVGDSLVEQQSVEVARDLLQKASERNVRLLLPTDVVVADAFDNNANTQVVAVDAVSDGWRILDIGPKTIDQYSTVIKDAKTVIWNGPMGVFEMPKFAEGTRAIAQAMADSHATTIIGGGDSVAAVEQMDLAERMSHISTGGGASLELLEGKELPGVAALKDK; encoded by the coding sequence ATGAAGAAGCAAACGATTCGTGATATGGAGTGGCATGGCAAACGCGCGCTCGTCCGCGTCGATTTCAACGTGCCGCTCGACGATCAGCAGCGTATCACCGACGACACGCGCATCACGGCTGCGGTGCCGACGATCCAATATTTGCTCGACCAGGGCGCGAGCGTGGTGCTGATGTCGCACCTGGGACGGCCTAAGAAGCAGGTTGTCGACAAGCTGCGGCTCGATCCGGTCGCCAGGCGGCTGGGCGAACTGCTTGGCCGCGAGGTCAAAAAGGTCAACGAAACCACCGGAGCCGAGGCGGAGCAGGCAGCGCAGAGCCTCAGGCCGGGCGACGTGCTGCTGCTCGAAAATACCCGCTTCGACGCGCGCGAGGAGAAGAACGACGAGAGCATGGCGCAGGAGCTGGCGCGGCTTGGCGAGATCTATGTCAACGATGCGTTCGGCGCGGCGCATCGCGCCCATGCCTCGACTGAGGGCGTTGCCCGGTACTTGCCTGCCGTGGCCGGGCTGCTGCTAGAAAAAGAGCTGGAGTACATCGGCGGCGCGATCGAAAATCCGCAGCGTCCGTTCGTCACGGTGATCGGCGGCGCCAAGATCAGCGATAAGATCGGCGTGATCGAAAACCTCCTGGGCAAGGTCGACGCGCTGCTGATCGGGGGTGGCATGGCGAATACCTTTTTGCTGGCACAGGGCAACAAGGTCGGCGACTCCCTGGTGGAGCAGCAGAGCGTCGAGGTCGCGCGCGATCTCCTACAAAAGGCGTCGGAGCGCAACGTCAGGCTGCTGCTGCCGACCGATGTGGTGGTGGCGGATGCGTTCGACAACAACGCCAACACGCAGGTCGTGGCGGTGGATGCGGTGTCCGACGGCTGGCGCATCCTCGACATCGGACCCAAGACCATCGATCAGTATAGCACGGTGATTAAAGACGCCAAGACCGTGATCTGGAACGGGCCGATGGGCGTCTTCGAGATGCCCAAGTTCGCGGAAGGCACCCGCGCCATCGCCCAGGCCATGGCCGACTCCCACGCGACAACGATCATCGGCGGCGGCGATAGCGTAGCGGCGGTGGAGCAGATGGATCTGGCCGAGCGGATGTCGCATATCTCGACGGGCGGCGGCGCGTCGCTGGAGCTGCTTGAGGGTAAGGAACTGCCGGGCGTGGCGGCGCTGAAAGATAAGTAA